One genomic window of Halictus rubicundus isolate RS-2024b chromosome 12, iyHalRubi1_principal, whole genome shotgun sequence includes the following:
- the LOC143359799 gene encoding uncharacterized protein LOC143359799 isoform X2 produces MRDAVPQKGNNNNHNNNNNSSSNNNNNNSVTPLKSKPSLVIYRPPGGRTEGATANVTNPRLNVHAKEFTMKQNDSHPSKSRTNASDRSPYYLQHSKSSGNVHRYLYAQQQQQIQHTLQQQQQQHHQTSRHSQSSHHAIASVLKQAHPFDNSSSGNIIHGSGRVHFNMDQSEVKPNPSKPGRLTKSLSFVSTYGLKRSKSLNAADVLAAKAVNISDASELGKFPAAIQDTLLRAIDDPNMLNARALMELVRHILERVVENRKYAEPAAKICITIIEKEAKETFLESLLNTCQQWYQDRVKILYDGTSYHRYSAFMTFLNEMYCQLKRRQLQLKTQQEGVPPGRVLLTLLWKCCQDCLQPPVVNSLAETDCLFFILTCIGKDLDTELPAQLEQLLGSLRDAFLAEDTILPSVRKTLLQLIELHAAHWQLPAPAVVYYYPGSTSK; encoded by the exons atgaGGGATGCGGTTCCGCAAAAGGGAAATAACAACAAtcacaataataacaataacagcagcagcaacaacaataacaacaacagcGTAACACCCTTGAAAAGTAAGCCTTCCTTGGTGATTTATCGACCCCCAG GCGGAAGAACGGAAGGAGCCACGGCGAACGTCACTAATCCACGATTGAACGTACACGCGAAGGAGTTCACTATGAAGCAGAACGATTCGCATCCTTCTAA GTCTCGGACGAATGCTTCAGATCGATCCCCGTATTATCTGCAACACAGCAAGTCGAGCGGCAACGTGCACCGCTATCTGTACgcgcagcaacagcaacagatACAACATACTctacagcaacagcagcaacaacaccATCAGACGTCGCGACACTCGCAGAGCAGTCATCATGCGATCGCTTCGGTGCTCAAACAAGCACACCCGTTTGACAATTCGTCGAGTGGAAATATTATACAT GGCTCCGGTAGGGTTCATTTCAATATGGATCAGAGCGAGGTCAAACCGAATCCAAGTAAACCGGGCAGGCTCACCAAATCGTTGTCCTTCGTGTCCACATATGGTTTGAAGCGATCGAAGAGCCTGAACGCGGCTGATGTATTGGCTGCGAAGGCGGTAAATATTTCGGACGCCTCAGAGTTAGGGAAATTCCCTGCAGCGATCCAGGATACTCTCCTGAGAGCCATCGATG ATCCGAACATGTTGAACGCAAGAGCATTGATGGAACTGGTGCGACACATTTTAGAGAGGGTCGTGGAGAACCGGAAGTACGCAGAACCGGCGGCGAAAATTTGTATCACCATCATAGAG AAAGAAGCTAAGGAGACGTTCCTGGAGTCCCTGTTGAACACGTGCCAACAGTGGTACCAGGATCGCGTCAAGATCCTCTACGATGGAACGAGTTATCATCGTTACTCCGCCTTCATGACGTTCCTCAACGAAATGTACTGTCAG TTGAAGCGGAGACAGCTTCAGTTGAAAACACAACAGGAGGGCGTTCCTCCCGGACGCGTTCTCCTCACGCTACTCTGGAAGTGTTGTCAGGACTGCCTGCAGCCTCCCGTTGTCAATTCCTTGGCAGAG ACGGATTGCCTGTTCTTCATCCTGACGTGCATCGGCAAGGACCTGGACACGGAGCTGCCGGCGCAGCTGGAGCAATTACTTGGAAGCTTGAGGGACGCGTTTCTCGCGGAGGACACGATCTTGCCGTCGGTCAGAAAGACCCTTCTACAACTGATCGAGCTTCATGCCGCCCACTGGCAGCTTCCGGCACCGGCGGTCGTCTACTATTACCCGGGATCGACCTCGAAATGA
- the LOC143359799 gene encoding uncharacterized protein LOC143359799 isoform X1: MVRVARLSHTNEEAAKMRDAVPQKGNNNNHNNNNNSSSNNNNNNSVTPLKSKPSLVIYRPPGGRTEGATANVTNPRLNVHAKEFTMKQNDSHPSKSRTNASDRSPYYLQHSKSSGNVHRYLYAQQQQQIQHTLQQQQQQHHQTSRHSQSSHHAIASVLKQAHPFDNSSSGNIIHGSGRVHFNMDQSEVKPNPSKPGRLTKSLSFVSTYGLKRSKSLNAADVLAAKAVNISDASELGKFPAAIQDTLLRAIDDPNMLNARALMELVRHILERVVENRKYAEPAAKICITIIEKEAKETFLESLLNTCQQWYQDRVKILYDGTSYHRYSAFMTFLNEMYCQLKRRQLQLKTQQEGVPPGRVLLTLLWKCCQDCLQPPVVNSLAETDCLFFILTCIGKDLDTELPAQLEQLLGSLRDAFLAEDTILPSVRKTLLQLIELHAAHWQLPAPAVVYYYPGSTSK, from the exons ATGGTGCGCGTGGCGCGTCTCTCGCACACTAACGAAGAAGCGGCGAAG atgaGGGATGCGGTTCCGCAAAAGGGAAATAACAACAAtcacaataataacaataacagcagcagcaacaacaataacaacaacagcGTAACACCCTTGAAAAGTAAGCCTTCCTTGGTGATTTATCGACCCCCAG GCGGAAGAACGGAAGGAGCCACGGCGAACGTCACTAATCCACGATTGAACGTACACGCGAAGGAGTTCACTATGAAGCAGAACGATTCGCATCCTTCTAA GTCTCGGACGAATGCTTCAGATCGATCCCCGTATTATCTGCAACACAGCAAGTCGAGCGGCAACGTGCACCGCTATCTGTACgcgcagcaacagcaacagatACAACATACTctacagcaacagcagcaacaacaccATCAGACGTCGCGACACTCGCAGAGCAGTCATCATGCGATCGCTTCGGTGCTCAAACAAGCACACCCGTTTGACAATTCGTCGAGTGGAAATATTATACAT GGCTCCGGTAGGGTTCATTTCAATATGGATCAGAGCGAGGTCAAACCGAATCCAAGTAAACCGGGCAGGCTCACCAAATCGTTGTCCTTCGTGTCCACATATGGTTTGAAGCGATCGAAGAGCCTGAACGCGGCTGATGTATTGGCTGCGAAGGCGGTAAATATTTCGGACGCCTCAGAGTTAGGGAAATTCCCTGCAGCGATCCAGGATACTCTCCTGAGAGCCATCGATG ATCCGAACATGTTGAACGCAAGAGCATTGATGGAACTGGTGCGACACATTTTAGAGAGGGTCGTGGAGAACCGGAAGTACGCAGAACCGGCGGCGAAAATTTGTATCACCATCATAGAG AAAGAAGCTAAGGAGACGTTCCTGGAGTCCCTGTTGAACACGTGCCAACAGTGGTACCAGGATCGCGTCAAGATCCTCTACGATGGAACGAGTTATCATCGTTACTCCGCCTTCATGACGTTCCTCAACGAAATGTACTGTCAG TTGAAGCGGAGACAGCTTCAGTTGAAAACACAACAGGAGGGCGTTCCTCCCGGACGCGTTCTCCTCACGCTACTCTGGAAGTGTTGTCAGGACTGCCTGCAGCCTCCCGTTGTCAATTCCTTGGCAGAG ACGGATTGCCTGTTCTTCATCCTGACGTGCATCGGCAAGGACCTGGACACGGAGCTGCCGGCGCAGCTGGAGCAATTACTTGGAAGCTTGAGGGACGCGTTTCTCGCGGAGGACACGATCTTGCCGTCGGTCAGAAAGACCCTTCTACAACTGATCGAGCTTCATGCCGCCCACTGGCAGCTTCCGGCACCGGCGGTCGTCTACTATTACCCGGGATCGACCTCGAAATGA